The sequence below is a genomic window from Halolamina litorea.
GGGCGGGGGTCGACGGGGCCGACGACTGGATCGAGACGCGCCGGGAGCAACTCGCTGCGGGCGAACTCACCTACGTCGCCCACCAGTACGACCTGCTGTACGCGCCCTGAGCTGTTTCCGGCCTACTCCCGCTGGAGCAGGAGGACCAGCACGACGAGCAGCCCCACCTGTGCGACCTTGTCGACGGCGCCGATGGCGCCCACGTCGGTGGGGAACGACTTCGTGCCCGCCGCGAAGTTGAGGTAGTACCAGAGCACGATCTGGCCGGCGGTGAACGGGAGGCCGAGGCCGTAGAGCAGCCGTCGCCGGTAGTTCTGGAGAACGCCCGCCGCCGCTAGCAGGAACACCACGCCCGCGAAGAGGAAGGACAGCCCGAGCGGCTCCGGCGCGTAGCTCACGCCGAGGAAGAGGTGGATCACGCCGCTGACCGCGGCCAGCGCGATTCCGAGGTAGTGGAGCGTCCCGAGCCCGTCGGTGTCGAGGAAGCCGGTGTCTGTGGCGGTGCTCATACCTCCTTTTCGCCTATGTGTTAATAAATAAGCACCCCGGAAACGACCGGTCTCGGCCGACGGAACGTAGAAACCCCTGACACACGTACCCTCGTGGGTGCTGTTCCCGACCCATCTCGCCATCGCCGTCCTACTCGGGCGGCGGTTCCGGCTGTCGACGGCGTGGCTCCTCGTCGGGGCGACGCTGCCCGACGCCGTCGACAAGCCGCTGGCGAGCCTCGGCGTCGTCGACCTGTTTCACACGGTCGGTCACTCCGCGCTGCTGGTAGTCCTGGCCGTGCCCGTCGCCTACCACAGCCGCGCCGGCCTCGCGCTGGCGGTCGGCTGGGGGACGCATCTGTTCGCCGACGCGTTCCAGATCATCGTCAACGGCCGGCTGACGGACGCGCTCTTCCTCGGCTGGCCGCTGGTCACCCCACCGACGCCGCTCGCGCTCCCGCCCGTGGAGTTCTTCTGGTACTACCTCTGGTCGCCGTCGTTCTTCGTCGAGGTTGGCATCTGGCTGACGCTCGCGGCCGTCGTCGTCGCCGACCGACGCCGGGGCACCGAGTAGCCCCGGGAGTGCCACTAACCGCATCGCCACCGCCACCCGGGTTTATGCGGCGACGGCGCCAGACGGCTGACGTGAACTGTCTCTTCGTCGGCGCCGGGGCGGTCGCCGACCAGTACGCCGCCGCGCTGTCGAGGGGCCCGCTGACCCTCGTCGCCGTCTGTGACACCGACGCCGACCGCGCCGCGGGCTTCGCCGAGCAACACGACTGCGCTGCGTACACCGATCTCGCGACGGCGCTCGCGGAGTCCGACGCGCCGGTCGCGCTGAACCTCACCAGCCACGCCGCACACGCGCCGGTGACTCGGGAATGTCTCGACGCCGGCGTCCACGTCTACAGCGAGAAGCCCCTCGCGCTCGATACTGAGACGGCTCGGGACCTGCTTGCCCGTGCCGAAGACGCCGGCCTCGGGCTTGCCTGCGCGCCGATCACGCCGGACTGCGACGCCCAGCGCATCGCCGGCCGGACGCTCGCCGACGGCCGACTGGGCCGCGTCGGCATCGCCACCGCCACCGCCCACGTCGGCCGCGTCACCGAGTGGCACGACCGGCCGGACTCCTTCCTCGAAGTGGGGCCGCTGTACGACGGCGGGGTCTACCCGCTCTCGCTGCTGGTCGCGTGGTTCGGCCCGGCCGCCGAGGTCCGGGTCGCCGACGCGCTCGATACGTGGCCTGACCGCGAGGACCGGGCGCCGTCGGCGCCGAGCCACGTCGAAGCGACCATCGAGTTCGAGACTGGGCCCGTTGCCCGCCTCACGGCGAGCTTCTACGTCCCGCACCGGGCGCGGGAGTTCTACGGCCTCGAACTCCACGGCGACGATGGCTCGCTCTACCTCGCCGACGCCGGCGCCATGACCGCCGAGCGGGACTCTGTCTCGTTCGGCCGGTCGGGGCGCGACTACACCCCGATGCCGCCGGAACACCCCACCCGAGAGTCGACGCACCTCGACGGCGTGGAGCGGTTTGCGGCCGCGCTCGCCGAGGGGCGACGCCCCCGCGGCACCGCCCGCCGTGGGGCACACGTCGTCGCGATCTGTGGCGCCATCGAGGAGGCTGCCGCCGAAGGTGGGTCCGTCCCGATCCCCGACTGTGGAGCGACTGCCGCTCCGGCCGCGGCGCCGGTCGTCAGGCCCGAGGCCGACGAGCGCCGGGAACCGTCGACGGCCGGAACGGCCCGAAACAGCGCGATCAGGCTGCCAGCCGTGGGCTTCGGCTGTTCGCGCTACCGCGGCGGCGAGTACGTCGACCGAACCGAGAGTATCGAGACGGCCCTCGACGCGGGCTATCGCCTCCTCGACTCGGCGGAGCTGTACGGCAACGAACACCGGATCGGCGACCTGCTCGCCGCCCCGGGGGCGCCCGACCGGGAGACGCTGTTCCTCCTCGGGAAAGTCTGGAACACGAACCACGAGCACGTCGTGGAGGCCTGTACCGGCAGCCTCGACGAACTCGGCGTCGACGCGTTCGACTGCTACGCGCTCCACTGGCCGGACTCGTGGGCGTATCAAGGTCCCCTCGGTCGACTGGCGGCACAGCCACCCGAAGAGGTCGAGCCGTCGACGTTTCCCGAGGACGAGTCCGGCGAGCGCGCCACGGCCGCCCTCTCGCTCGCCGACTCCTGGCGGAACCTCGAAACGGCCCACGATCGGGGGTTGACCCGCACGCTCGGCATCTGCAACGTCGGCCGCGAGCAGTTAGAGACGGTGCTCGACGTTGCGACCGTGCCGCCGGCGGTCGTGCAGGTCGAACGCCACCCCTACCAGCCACAGGCTGATCTCGTCGAGTTCTGCCACGAACAGGGGATCCGCGTGCTGGCGCACTCGCCGCTGTCGGCGCCGGGGCTGCTCTCCGAGCCGGTACTGCAGGAGATCGCCGAAGAACGACGCTGCTCGCCCGCCGAGGTCGTCGTCGCGTGGAACGTCACCGAGGGCGTGGTGCCGATCCCGTCCTCGAACGACCCCGAGCACATCGTGGCCAACCGCCACGCGGGACGGCTACGGCTCGACGCCGACGAGAACGCGCGGATCGCGACGCTCGCGGACCCTGATTTCGAGCGGTAAGCTGCCGACGCTCAGGGCTCGCCGGACGGGTCGGCGTCGGCCTCGGTGACGTACGCCTCCAACTCCTCGCCGGTCACGTCGAGCCCTTGCCGCGAGAAGAACGCCGCGACGTTCTCACAGTCCCGCGTGAGGAACTCCCCCGAGTTCGGGTGGTGGACCGTCACCGCTTGGCCCATGTCGATGATCACCAGTTCGCCCTCGTGGACGATCATGTTGTACTCAGAGAGGTCGCCGTGGACCAACCCCGCCGCGTGGAGCCGGCGCATGTACTCCCGGACGACCTCGTAGGCCTGTTGGGGGTTCTCGATGGTGACCTCCGCCAGCCGGGGGGCGCGGCGCTCGTCGGCCTGGCCCA
It includes:
- a CDS encoding metal-dependent hydrolase, with translation MLFPTHLAIAVLLGRRFRLSTAWLLVGATLPDAVDKPLASLGVVDLFHTVGHSALLVVLAVPVAYHSRAGLALAVGWGTHLFADAFQIIVNGRLTDALFLGWPLVTPPTPLALPPVEFFWYYLWSPSFFVEVGIWLTLAAVVVADRRRGTE
- a CDS encoding aldo/keto reductase; the encoded protein is MNCLFVGAGAVADQYAAALSRGPLTLVAVCDTDADRAAGFAEQHDCAAYTDLATALAESDAPVALNLTSHAAHAPVTRECLDAGVHVYSEKPLALDTETARDLLARAEDAGLGLACAPITPDCDAQRIAGRTLADGRLGRVGIATATAHVGRVTEWHDRPDSFLEVGPLYDGGVYPLSLLVAWFGPAAEVRVADALDTWPDREDRAPSAPSHVEATIEFETGPVARLTASFYVPHRAREFYGLELHGDDGSLYLADAGAMTAERDSVSFGRSGRDYTPMPPEHPTRESTHLDGVERFAAALAEGRRPRGTARRGAHVVAICGAIEEAAAEGGSVPIPDCGATAAPAAAPVVRPEADERREPSTAGTARNSAIRLPAVGFGCSRYRGGEYVDRTESIETALDAGYRLLDSAELYGNEHRIGDLLAAPGAPDRETLFLLGKVWNTNHEHVVEACTGSLDELGVDAFDCYALHWPDSWAYQGPLGRLAAQPPEEVEPSTFPEDESGERATAALSLADSWRNLETAHDRGLTRTLGICNVGREQLETVLDVATVPPAVVQVERHPYQPQADLVEFCHEQGIRVLAHSPLSAPGLLSEPVLQEIAEERRCSPAEVVVAWNVTEGVVPIPSSNDPEHIVANRHAGRLRLDADENARIATLADPDFER